One window of the Trypanosoma brucei gambiense DAL972 chromosome 5, complete sequence genome contains the following:
- a CDS encoding invariant surface glycoprotein, putative — MSTMPVTLRTTATVFLLCGICALDVTWAEELSVAQKQYVTAHGRQLVGQGATTLCTMKKLLDGVNSRVDTFEQQILTFVNNANANFRKISDDKVMAASLSASRLQEMQYMKSLGNSIIKYMGETGKRAKAAAANASAALDEVLKWHCVDRTESHESSYSSTPNANCEPNAYKRDYYYEHSRLDPHKYSILCNYKVVSSTTTQTTFSNMERALEIWNQVKPKPYHMRVMICGAGAPAHQAAPAGRPCTVLENWLWNYRVTAHLIAKLEKDATLALRVMRYSEKVLEGDKESLAQHEERRKAAEARAAEEEAKRQAAEKAAEEARKALEEAEARRVAAEEQAEARRLEAEKAKQRRRVSR, encoded by the coding sequence ATGTCAACGATGCCTGTTACATTACGCACTACTGCAACAGTATTTCTCCTCTGCGGCATATGTGCGCTCGATGTGACTTGGGCGGAGGAGCTCTCTGTTGCGCAAAAACAGTATGTAACAGCACATGGGCGGCAACTTGTTGGACAAGGGGCTACGACACTGTGTACCATGAAAAAGTTGCTTGACGGCGTGAACTCCAGGGTTGACACATTTGAACAACAAATCCTTACGTTCGTCAACAATGCGAATGCGAATTTTCGTAAAATATCGGATGACAAGGTAATGGCAGCATCGCTCTCCGCGAGCAGGCTACAGGAAATGCAGTACATGAAATCGCTGGGCAATAGCATAATCAAGTACATGGGGGAAACAGGAAAGCGGGCTAAGGCAGCGGCGGCAAATGCAAGTGCAGCTCTCGATGAGGTGCTAAAATGGCATTGTGTTGACAGGACGGAGAGTCACGAGTCCTCATACAGTTCTACTCCAAATGCAAATTGTGAACCTAACGCGTATAAGCGAGACTACTACTATGAACATTCGAGGCTTGATCCCCATAAATACAGCATTTTATGCAACTACAAAGTGGTCAGTAGCACCACTACTCAAACGACGTTCTCCAACATGGAGAGGGCACTCGAAATATGGAACCAGGTAAAACCCAAGCCGTACCATATGCGTGTTATGATATGTGGAGCAGGCGCACCCGCTCACCAAGCAGCTCCCGCTGGACGACCATGCACAGTGCTGGAGAACTGGCTTTGGAACTACAGAGTAACGGCACATTTAATAGCAAAGCTCGAGAAGGATGCGACCCTAGCTCTAAGGGTTATGCGCTACTCTGAGAAAGTGCTAGAGGGTGACAAAGAGTCTCTTGCACAGCAtgaggagagaaggaaagcagcAGAGGCGCGGgcggcggaggaggaggcgaaaCGCCAGGCTGCTGAGAAGGCTGCTGAGGAAGCGAGAAAGGCTTTGGAGGAGGCTGAGGCGAGACGAGTGGCTGCTGAGGAACAGGCGGAGGCCAGGCGCTTGGAAGCTGAGAAGGCGAAGCAAAGGAGGCGGGTCAGCCggtga